From Anopheles arabiensis isolate DONGOLA chromosome 3, AaraD3, whole genome shotgun sequence, a single genomic window includes:
- the LOC120903078 gene encoding uncharacterized protein LOC120903078, which yields MSGAAEVKQPAPAVPDMSQPAAQPLEPTKPPDIDPETTASAANAVEQWRNYQNAYSAYQQQCAAYQNYIQQTQYAQTVEQQQMIYTQYLEQHRLYQYHLQQYEQYKAGNGVAGSGGDGSGSGVMGYPSAPGWQTMGPMQGALPGNAGMMPAEFQQPIKPTGPGGPGAPANGTLSGRSKGGPNMRRGRDSRTKAKPNEKKNELHTKTIIYLNPDDEQLLPTELKQLFGEFHCNLCRTRMNSHISANIHYQSKAHEKKINQWLKEYCAETGTPVPVRQRPPLELAAETNAIGKSVFHCEACDLVLTSVQHANQHYTGKRHAMVVNGKKLPSGTGHYNAEGKWIRTTNIVAEVPPSGQTVAPTTPVARKRPFQATQNGANGTTGAKNLRLEPPPQPPVQLMDPALGPEASNATNGVAAVPPLQQLANVPPVMAPVAATPVPTAPQPIVTINVESDEEVVPADGNKQSVQPATAHPTTLPSKGGPESGTTLEQEIRKKEGLDCVDDTGTFCLICETSVTSRSEMLMHLKGAKHLKKARSMGVIVRTTPFNASDTILRSLSVPPRQTDWSLYRMPSGKFYCKTCNLIVADEKLFGQHWYGKKHKLKQRQEQQAEKQQQQLGGGTAGMPSMLLPGAASMAMESSFVSDDHDVMPVGSMTELANPDGVVQIAPTSDDGPGAQKALPKKGRRPYFKRGRFGKQRPAFPQ from the exons ATGAGTGGTGCAG CGGAGGTAAAGCAACCGGCACCAGCTGTGCCGGATATGAGCCAGCCGGCGGCCCAGCCACTCGAACCGACCAAACCGCCGGACATTGATCCGGAAACGACGGCATCGGCAGCGAACGCGGTGGAACAGTGGCGCAACTATCAGAACGCGTACAGCGCgtaccagcagcagtgtgCCGCGTACCAGAACTACATCCAGCAGACGCAGTACGCGCAGAcggtcgagcagcagcagatgatTTACACCCAGTATCTGGAGCAACATCGGCTCTATCAGTATCACCTGCAACAGTACGAGCAGTACAAGGCGGGCAATGGTGTTGCTGGTAGCGGCGGTGAcggtagtggtagtggtgtgATGGGGTATCCCAGTGCTCCCGGCTGGCAGACAATGGGTCCGATGCAGGGCGCGCTTCCCGGAAATGCCGGCATGATGCCGGCCGAGTTTCAGCAACCGATCAAACCAACGGGTCCGGGTGGCCCTGGGGCACCGGCGAACGGCACTCTTTCCGGGAGATCAAAGGGTGGCCCCAATATGAGACGCGGCCGAGATTCGAGGACGAAAGCGAAACCAAACGAGAAGAAGAATGAGCTGCACACGAAAACCATCATATATT TGAACCCGGACGACGAACAGCTGCTGCCAACGGAGCTGAAGCAACTGTTCGGCGAGTTtcactgcaatctctgccgcaCGCGCATGAACTCGCACATCTCCGCCAACATCCACTACCAGTCGAAGGCGCACGAGAAGAAGATTAACCAGTGGCTGAAGGAGTACTGTGCGGAAACGGGCACGCCGGTACCGGTCCGGCAGCGGCCACCGCTCGAGCTGGCCGCCGAGACGAACGCGATCGGCAAGTCGGTGTTTCACTGCGAGGCGTGCGATCTGGTGCTGACTTCGGTGCAGCACGCGAACCAGCACTACACCGGCAAGCGGCACGCGATGGTGGTCAACGGAAAGAAGCTCCCGTCCGGCACCGGACACTACAATGCGGAGGGCAAATGGATCCGAAC CACAAACATAGTGGCCGAGGTGCCGCCCTCTGGCCAAACGGTCGCCCCGACAACGCCGGTCGCTAGGAAACGCCCCTTTCAAGCGACTCAGAACGGAGCCAACGGAACGACCGGAGCAAAGAATCTTCGTCTGGAGCCACCGCCGCAACCTCCGGTACAATTGATGGACCCAGCGCTGGGCCCTGAGGCCTCGAATGCAACGAATGGGGTGGCTGCTGTTCCACCGCTCCAGCAACTAGCCAACGTTCCACCGGTCATGGCACCGGTAGCCGCAACCCCTGTCCCAACAGCGCCACAACCGATCGTAACGATTAACGTGGAGAGTGACGAAGAGGTGGTGCCAGCGGATGGTAACAAACAGTCAGTACAACCAGCCACCGCGCATCCCACTACCCTACCGTCCAAAGGTGGCCCGGAAAGCGGCACCACGCTCGAGCAGGAGATTCGCAAAAAGGAGGGGCTGGACTGTGTGGACGATACCGGCACGTTCTGCCTGATCTGCGAAACGTCCGTCACGTCGCGGTCCGAGATGCTGATGCATCTCAAAGGCGCCAAGCATCTGAAGAAGGCCCGCTCGATGGGGGTGATCGTGCGCACCACCCCGTTCAATGCGTCCGATACGATCCTGCGCAGCCTGTCGGTGCCGCCGCGCCAAACCGACTGGTCGCTGTACCGGATGCCGTCCGGGAAGTTTTACTGCAAAACGTGCAACCTGATCGTGGCGGACGAGAAACTGTTCGGCCAGCACTGGTACGGGAAGAAGCACAAGCTAAAGCAGCGGCAGGAACAGCAGGccgagaagcagcagcagcagttgggcGGTGGTACTGCTGGCATGCCAAGCATGCTGCTACCGGGCGCTGCATCGATGGCCATGGAAAGTTCGTTCGTTTCGGACGATCATGACGTTATGCCGGTGGGCAGTATGACAGAATTGGCCAATCCGGACGGGGTGGTGCAGATTGCACCCACCAGCGACGACGGGCCGGGTGCACAGAAAGCACTGCCGAAGAAGGGTCGCAGGCCGTACTTTAAGCGGGGTCGGTTCGGCAAACAGCGGCCAGCGTTTCCGCAGTAA